Proteins encoded by one window of Musa acuminata AAA Group cultivar baxijiao chromosome BXJ2-9, Cavendish_Baxijiao_AAA, whole genome shotgun sequence:
- the LOC135583658 gene encoding uncharacterized protein LOC135583658 — translation MSRTHARLASAVERPPRSRVSPSPLSDNDRRRSRSRTPPPRSRSPDYRRGGHRWSPYRDGPIRNGKPPGRGDDDDDDDDDEELKGLSYFEYRRLKRQKLRKKLKNCIWRVTPSPPRSEREQLEPLDESDGAIVASPEEEEEEAEGKGRRDRSRNSEADGSDRSPSDSAPDDSESESRSPSSSRRRRRERRSKRGRSSRKKRYSDSDDGKGSSYEDDSSEEAPERSSDQSEDEEDRKRRRRKSGTRRTKSKKSERSNRRKRTKSRATSSDDSEEEYDSSPLPRGKALRKCKKRSKKSDTPSDSEADDGPADAKKPEVDPEALKFKEMIESQKKLALDNEPFVGPAPLPRAEGHISYGGALRPGEGDAIAQYVQQGKRIPRRGEVGLSAEEIQKFEDLGYVMSGSRHQRMNAIRIRKENQVYSAEDKRALAMFNYEEKAKREHKVMADLQRLVHRHIGQDVGPTHDPFAPKTSDAADD, via the coding sequence ATGAGTCGCACCCACGCAAGGCTTGCCTCCGCCGTCGAGCGCCCGCCCCGCTCTAGGGTTTCCCCCTCCCCCCTCTCCGACAACGACCGCCGCCGCTCCCGATCCCGGACCCCTCCGCCTCGCTCCCGTAGCCCCGACTACCGCCGCGGCGGTCACCGTTGGTCACCCTACCGCGATGGCCCGATCCGGAACGGGAAGCCACCGGGCCGcggggacgacgacgacgacgacgacgacgatgaggagCTCAAGGGCCTGAGCTACTTCGAGTACCGGCGCCTCAAGCGCCAGAAGCTGCGGAAGAAGCTCAAGAATTGCATCTGGAGGGTGACCCCTAGCCCTCCGAGGAGCGAGAGGGAGCAATTGGAACCGCTCGATGAGTCTGATGGCGCCATAGTCGCGTctcctgaggaggaggaggaggaagctgagGGCAAAGGGCGAAGGGATCGGAGTAGGAACTCCGAGGCCGACGGTTCGGATAGGAGCCCTTCCGATTCAGCTCCAGATGATTCCGAATCCGAATCGAGGAGCCCTTCTTCGTCGAGGAGGCGAAGAAGGGAGAGGAGGAGCAAAAGAGGGAGAAGCAGCCGGAAGAAGAGGTACTCTGATTCAGATGACGGAAAAGGCTCTTCCTACGAGGACGATTCGAGCGAGGAGGCACCAGAGCGCTCGAGCGACCAGAGCGAAGATGAGGAGGACAgaaagcggaggaggaggaagtcaGGAACGCGGCGGACGAAGTCGAAGAAGAGCGAGAGGAGTAACAGGAGGAAGAGAACGAAGAGCAGGGCAACAAGCTCGGATGATAGCGAGGAGGAGTACGATTCTAGCCCTTTACCCAGGGGAAAGGCCTTACGAAAGTGCAAGAAACGGTCTAAGAAGTCTGACACACCCTCGGATTCGGAAGCTGATGACGGGCCTGCTGATGCCAAGAAGCCCGAGGTTGATCCTGAGGCTCTCAAGTTTAAGGAGATGATCGAATCACAGAAGAAGCTTGCTTTAGACAATGAGCCTTTTGTTGGGCCGGCACCTCTCCCACGTGCCGAGGGACATATCAGCTATGGTGGTGCGCTGAGGCCTGGAGAAGGTGATGCTATTGCCCAATATGTGCAACAAGGGAAGCGTATTCCAAGGAGAGGAGAGGTCGGGCTGTCCGCAGAGGAGATACAGAAGTTTGAGGACTTGGGATATGTTATGAGTGGCAGCAGGCATCAGAGGATGAATGCCATCCGTATCAGAAAAGAAAACCAGGTTTACAGTGCTGAAGACAAGAGGGCACTCGCTATGTTCAACTATGAAGAGAAGGCAAAGAGAGAGCACAAAGTGATGGCTGATCTGCAGAGGTTGGTCCACCGCCATATCGGCCAGGATGTGGGCCCAACTCACGACCCATTTGCACCAAAGACTTCTGATGCAGCTGATGATTGA